In a genomic window of Styela clava chromosome 7, kaStyClav1.hap1.2, whole genome shotgun sequence:
- the LOC120328167 gene encoding CKLF-like MARVEL transmembrane domain-containing protein 4 — MATDGHDEVVGANDSMISNNSPYQATTDPVPHRGTICGGLILDKLYLKSLPGILKMVEILLCIIILICLGAAQVCSGSCSGFGFLRGMAIGAMIFTLILLIVFALTLNKQLTFIHWSGTDLLNSAIDALLLIIASIVLATQSATAAETAAVVFGFFAAIIYCVSAWMAYRVCRVDYHKRKSNVGHTQGIPQA; from the exons ATGGCGACCGATGGCCATGATGAAGTGGTGGGAGCAAATGATTCCATGATTTCAAACAACAGCCCTTATCAAGCAACAACAGATCCCGTTCCTCATAGAGGCACAATATGTGGAGGTCTTATACTTGACAAATTGTATCTGAAATCTCTGCCAG GGATTCTAAAGATGGTTGAGATACTACTTTGCATCATCATTTTGATATGTCTTGGTGCTGCACAAGTTTGTTCTGGCTCCTGTTCCGGGTTTGGCTTTCTTCGGGGCATGGCTATAGGTGCCATGATCTTCACTCTAATTCTACTTATTGTGTTTGCACTCACTCTCAACAAACAACTCACATTTATCCATTGGTCGGGAACAGACTTACTCAATTCTGCCATTGATGCTTTACTCCTGATTATTGCCAGCATAGTACTTGCAACACAGAGTGCTACTGCGGCTGAAACTGCAGCAGTTGTGTTTGGGTTCTTTGCTGCTATTATATATTGTGTAAGTGCATGGATGGCGTATAGAGTTTGTCGGGTGGATTACCACAAAAGAAAATCTAATGTTGGACATACACAAGGAATACCCCAGGCTTGA
- the LOC120328806 gene encoding zinc finger MYND domain-containing protein 12-like gives MAQLGTLNGGHRGKDWQKTQDDLERSRNKIQVALKAAKERSKKNINLADDIDTKFNQLQVLGIKLMDILRESGLDQRHDWIGLTEKMCQLLVPLSAATPFMSSSEERDIRQKDLLDRQKEMMELTRLIGRKLLFEGKHNQAVPAAVQSLKFSIDVHGLNSTHLVPSYLILAEANIGLGKLTQADEYLAQAEWTVLKSPDAKDSVRSKLFRNIGLLHAAKGDYENALRMLAEDIYHASCEWDSNHIRTSGGYFHMANVFFRQNKMDTADTLYTQVVDIWHNFLKDAVERKRVYEEELAAVGPFGKTQDTEKYLDEAQEAEAIQMLSAVFDIRDQSSKRQVNAISKICHTLSKLYYILDDIPRSKDYGRKAKSLGDHSKETEESTSLLNFLQFLEEGH, from the exons ATGGCTCAACTTGGGACTTTAAACGGCGGGCATAGAGGCAAAGATTGGCAAAAAACGCAAGATGACCTGGAAAGAAGTAGAAACAAAATACAAGTGGCCTTGAAAGCTGCCAAAGAGAG GTCCAAGAAAAACATTAATCTTGCTGATGACATTGACACAAAATTCAATCAATTACAAGTGTTGGGAATTAAACTCATGGACATTCTGAGAGAATC AGGGTTGGATCAAAGACATGACTGGATTGGTTTGACAGAAAAAATGTGTCAACTTCTTGTACCTCTATCTGCAGCAACACCATTTATGAGTTCATCTGAAGAGAGGGATATAAG GCAAAAAGATCTATTGGATAGGCAAAAAGAGATGATGGAATTAACAAGACTCATTGGAAGAAAACTTCTGTTTGAAGGAAAACACAATCAAGCAGTCCCTGCTGCAGTACAATCCCTGAA GTTCAGCATTGATGTACATGGTCTCAACTCTACACATCTTGTTCCTTCATATCTGATTTTAGCAGAAGCAAATATTG GACTTGGCAAGTTAACACAAGCCGATGAATATTTGGCGCAAGCGGAATGGACTGTTCTCAAATCACCTGATGCAAAAGATTCTGTGAGATCAAAGTTGTTCAGAAATATAGGATTACTTCATGCAGCTAAAGGAGATTATGAAAATGCATTGAGAATGCTAGCAGAAGAT ATTTATCATGCAAGCTGTGAATGGGATTCTAACCACATCAGAACTTCTGGTGGATATTTTCATATGGCAAATGTCTTCTTCAGACAAAATAAAATGGACACTGCAGACACTTTATATACACag GTGGTGGATATTTGGCACAACTTTTTGAAAGACGCCGTTGAGAGGAAAAGGGTATATGAAGAAGAATTGGCAGCTGTCGGACCTTTCGGAAAAACGCAGGACACCGAGAAATACTTGG ATGAGGCACAAGAAGCTGAAGCCATACAAATGCTCAGTGCTGTTTTTGATATTCGAGACCAGTCTTCAAAGCGCCAAGTCaatgcaatttcaaaaatttgccaCACGCTATCAAAGTTGTATTATATTTTGGATGATATACCTAGG TCAAAAGACTACGGGAGAAAAGCAAAGTCATTGGGAGATCACAGCAAAGAAACGGAAGAATCAACTTCTCTTTTAaattttctgcaatttttagAGGAGGGCCACTAa
- the LOC120328807 gene encoding prostamide/prostaglandin F synthase-like, producing the protein MIFMDKVRFAGDVTVIILFFVVSLSYQSMLKLSQLFFRSNRQNMSADMDLLKKIASNALKKVPNGETIEIQSLWKENTAVLCFIRRFGCPVCQYLARQISKLRPILDKHDIKLIGIGPEELGSKEFYEAKHLDGDVYYDPEKMCYKALGYNKYNMFNVLGGALSSKTRELANLASKEGLKGNFSGDLMQMGGVLVVKKGGEEILFNFKQQSAADHVENEKILQALGIQEKIEKSEDSGPSCNADACTL; encoded by the exons ATGATTTTTATGGATAAGGTTCGATTTGCAGGCGACGTAACCGTAATCATTCTGTTCTTTGTTGTCTCACTAAGTTACCAGTCAATGTTGAAGCTTTCCCAGCTATTTTTCAGATCGAATCGTCAAAACATGTCTGCAGATATGGACTTACTGAAGAAAATTGCTTCAAACGCCCTAAAGAAGGTGCCCAATGGAGAG ACTATAGAAATCCAGTCATTATGGAAAGAAAATACTGCAGTTTTGTGCTTTATTCGTCGATTTGGTTGTCCTGTGTGTCAGTACCTTGCCAGACAAATTAGCAAACTGAGACCAATTCTAGATAAACACGATATTAAATTGATCGGAATTGGCCCTGAGGAACTGGGTTCCAAAGAATTTTATGAAGCAAAGCACCTGGATGGAG ATGTATACTATGATCCAGAGAAAATGTGTTATAAAGCACTTGGTTACAATAAGTACAACATGTTTAATGTTCTTGGAGGTGCTTTGAGTTCAAAAACAAGGGAACTTGCTAATTTAGCTAGCAAAGAAGGAttaaaaggaaatttcagtggAGATTTGATGCAGATGGGAGGAGTTTTGGTTGTTAAAAAAG GTGGTGAAgagattttatttaatttcaaacaaCAAAGTGCCGCAGATCacgttgaaaatgaaaaaattcttcAAGCTTTGGGAATTCAAGAAAAGATTGAAAAATCAGAAGACTCTGGACCATCA tgTAATGCAGATGCGTGTACATTATAA